The sequence GCTCAGGATGCAAAAAGAGGTAAGATTTTTACGAGATTAGCTAAAGAAATAATTATTTCTGCGAAGATTGGTGGTGCAGAGGTAGAGAATAACCCAAGATTAAGGATGGCTATTCAAAAAGCGAAAGCAGAAAACATGCCAAATGATAACATTAATAGAGCTATTCAACGCGCAGTTGGTGGCGGAGCTGGTAATGAAATCGAGGAAGTTATGTATGAAGCATATGCTCAAGATGGCGTAGCGGTTATTATTAAATGTGCCACAGATAATAAAAACAGAACAATGCCAGAGATACGGACTATTGTTTCTAAGTCAGGTGGGAATATGGCTGAAAAGGGTGCTGTGTCTTATATGTTTACACAGAAAGGTTTGTTTGTTTTTGAGAAAGGCAAAGCCACTGAAGACCAAATTTTAGAATGTACCTTTGATTATAATTTAGAAGATATCGTTACCAATGAGGATGGTTCAATTGAGGTGATTTGTGATTTTGAAAGTTTTGTAGATGTTAAGTCTGCATTAGATGAGCATGGACTAGAAGCGGAGACTTCTGAATTAACCATGATTTCTTCTTTAGCTGTTCCTATTAAAAAGAAAGAGACAGCAGAAAAATTCTTGAATTTGATCAACAGAGTTGATGATCATGAGGATGTGCAGAATATTTATCACAATGCTGACATTAGTGATGAAATTATGGAACAGCTAGACGCTGAAGGGCTTCTTTGATGGATGTAGATGACAGTATAGAAAGAGAGAAAACTCTTTTCGAGTCATTAGTTTATACTTTAAACATGACTGCCATGCAACAACTTGGAAAAGCAGGAGATTTGTTGCAAAAGAAAAAGGTTGATTTCCAAGGAGCGATTGATTCTCTTGACCTTCTAAAAGCACTTAAGTCTAAAACTTTAGGCAATTTGTCTGACGAAGAGAGTAGGTTTTTGGATAAAATCATAGAAAATGTTTCAAAGTATTTAGCAGAAATTTCCTCTCAACAGGATATTGGTTTCTCTGAAGTAGAAGTAGAGGAAGCATAGATGCGCTTTTTGTATGGTGAAGAAACGTTATTATTAACTCAAAGAGCTATGGAGCTAAAAGAAGAATTTGTAACAAAGAATGGTGATTACTCTTATGAGGAATTTTCAGAAAGTGATCAGATCGAGAAGTTTATCGATGCTTTTTCCTCGATGTCGTTATTCTCAGCAAAGAAAATGATTGTTTATAAAGGTCTTCCTAAGGTTAGAGAAGATTATGAAGAGTATTTTCAGAAATTGTTATATGAACAGCAAACGGCTCATGATATTGTCTTTATTTATAGGGGAAAACCTGATAAAAGAAAAAAGTTTGTTAAATTCTTGTTAAAAAATTCTGAAAGCGAATCTTTTGAGCCCTTTAGCATTTGGAAGAAAGGCGAAGTAGTTGATTGGATTTTAAGTAGAGAAAAAATAAGAGGATTTAGTATTAATAGAGCCTCAGCGGAGCTGTTAATTGAGTTGGTAGGTACTGACTTGTGGTCTATCGAATCGAATTTGTTGAGAATGGAGACCTATGTGCTTCCCGATAAGGCTATAAGTGAAAAAGATGTAAGGGAATTATCAACATTAGGAGAAAAAGGTATTCTTGATATTTTTGAGGCTTTAAGAAAGAAAGATAAAATCTTATATAAATATGTTTTTGAAACCAATAAGCCAGAGGACATTATCGCTTTAATTGGTGGAATATCTTCACATTTAAGGCTTATATTATTACTTAAAAGTACTAATTATTCTTTTTTAGATGATTTAGCTACACGAATAAATAAGAAAAGATTTTATTTAGAGAATTTAACAAAAGATATTAAAGGTTGGAGTTTCTCTGAAGCTAAATCTTTCTTGTCTGAACTACATCAATTAGATTTCGACATTAAGGCTGGAAAAGTTAAGCCATTGGTTGGGCTAGAATTAGCTCTTTCCCGGCATGTTTGATTTAATAAGAGAAAAGGAAAAAAATTAAGTTATGAGTAGAAGAGAGATTGATTTGCATGGATTATATTGCGAACAAGCGGAGTTGATTCTTGAGAGAGAATTGCTAACCTCTTCTGGTGTAACGGAGCTGGTGATAATTCATGGTAAAGGAACGGGAGCATTAAGGGAATCTGTTATGAAAACTTTATATGCGCACAAAGATAAGTGGGTCGATATTATTAAGGGTGAGAATACAATGGAAATTGGAGACTCAGGTTTTTTAAAGGTAAGGCTTAAATATAAGGAAATTATTATTAATAAATACTCACCAAGAAAGAATAAAAAAAGTGAAGAAAGTTTAATCGAAAATACTTACCTAGATGGAGTTAATGAAAAAAAAGAAAAAGGAAAACAACGTTATCTGAAGAGGATGAAAAGGAGCTAGAAATGAGAATTGCAATTATTGGTGCAGATGGGATGTTGGGGAGTGAATTTGTTTCTTTATGTAAGATAAGAAAGAAAGAATACTCTGAATTCACTATAAAAGATGTAGATATAACTAATAAACAGACATTAGCTGTCGTAGAACAATATGCTCCAACAGTTATCATAAATTGTGCAGCTTATACAGCTGTAGACAAAGCAGAAGATGATAAGTTGACTGCCTTTGCAGTAAATAGTGAAGGTGTTAAAAATTTAGCTGAATTGGCGTTAAGTCTTAATGCTAAATTTATTCATTTTTCGACTGATTATGTTTTTCCTGGTGATGGAATAATCCCTTATGTAGAGAATGATAAAACTGGACCCAAAAGTGTTTATGGTGAAAGTAAGCTGCAAGGCGAAGAGCATTTGAGAAGAGTCCTTGTAGATAAACAGTATTTGTTGTTAAGGACGGCTTGGCTTTATGGTGAATATGGTAATAATTTTGTTAAAACGATGATAAGATTGGCTCGTGAGGGTAAAGATATAAAAGTTGTAAATGATCAATTTGGAAGCCCCACTTTTGCTAAGGATTTGGCTGTTTGGACGATGGAGCTGATTGATAAAAACATCAGCGGAGTTTTTCATGCAACTAATAATGGTGCTTGTAGTTGGTATGATTTTGCTAAGAAGATTTTTGAATTACAAAAGATGTCTGTTAATTTAACTAAGTCTAGCAGCGAGCAATACATTACAAAGGCAGAACGACCGAAGTTTAGCATCATGGATAATTCTAAACTAAAAAAAGCTTTGGGGTATTCGATAAGAGAATGGCAAGAAGCATTGTCAGAGTATCTTTTATTGACTAAAATATAAATTATATAGACGAATACTTTTTGTCTTGTAGTGGGGGGAAGTTTTGAACATAAAAAAAGCATATAATAAAAGGGCTCTTTATTACCTTATTCCAATCTTTTTTGTACTAGCATCATTTTTTTTAACCCTTATTATTGTTTCTCATTTAAACTCTAGTAACAGTATCATCTTGGACGAGATAATTGTGGAAAAGTTGTTTGAGCAAACAAACTCTTTAGAAACTGCTTTAAATAAAATTGATAATATAGATGCTAAATTAAGCTTAATAAAAAACTTTAAAACCTCAAGTAAATATTTTTGGGCTATTGATAAGGATGAACGAGTTCTTTATCATCCCCTTAGCTATTACATTAGTAAATTATCTTTAGCTGAATTTAAGGATCAGAAAGGAAATCCCTTTTTATTAACGTTAATCAATGAAGCATTAATCGTAGGTAAAGCATCAATTATTTATTATTCATCAGCTGAGGATGGTGTAGTTGTTAGGAAGATTGCGGTAGCTAAACTTTTAGAAGGCAGCGATATTATAATTGGAACTGACTCAGTTGCAAAAGAAACAGTAGTAGACCAAAAAATAATGTTATGGCTATTTGTTTTGTCTTTGTTTGGGTATGTTTTTGCTGTTACTTCTTATGTCATCATCAAGAAAAAACGAGTTTCGAATGATGTTAAAAGGTTTTCCAAAGAGATGACTGCCTTATGTGATAATGTTGTTAGGTATGAACCAAGTTTTGAAATTTGTAATACTTTTTTGCCATTACAAAAAGAGTATGTACGGTTAGTAAATTATTTTAAAGAGTTCGTGCATAAATCAAGTAGTTTGTCAGATGATTTGCATGCCAATCTTGATTCTTTAGAAAAAAATGTTTTAGAGATTTCTAGCAATTTTCATAAACTTACAACGGCTTTGTTTG is a genomic window of Candidatus Margulisiibacteriota bacterium containing:
- a CDS encoding YebC/PmpR family DNA-binding transcriptional regulator, whose amino-acid sequence is MSGHSKWANIKNRKGAQDAKRGKIFTRLAKEIIISAKIGGAEVENNPRLRMAIQKAKAENMPNDNINRAIQRAVGGGAGNEIEEVMYEAYAQDGVAVIIKCATDNKNRTMPEIRTIVSKSGGNMAEKGAVSYMFTQKGLFVFEKGKATEDQILECTFDYNLEDIVTNEDGSIEVICDFESFVDVKSALDEHGLEAETSELTMISSLAVPIKKKETAEKFLNLINRVDDHEDVQNIYHNADISDEIMEQLDAEGLL
- a CDS encoding DUF1844 domain-containing protein translates to MDVDDSIEREKTLFESLVYTLNMTAMQQLGKAGDLLQKKKVDFQGAIDSLDLLKALKSKTLGNLSDEESRFLDKIIENVSKYLAEISSQQDIGFSEVEVEEA
- the holA gene encoding DNA polymerase III subunit delta yields the protein MRFLYGEETLLLTQRAMELKEEFVTKNGDYSYEEFSESDQIEKFIDAFSSMSLFSAKKMIVYKGLPKVREDYEEYFQKLLYEQQTAHDIVFIYRGKPDKRKKFVKFLLKNSESESFEPFSIWKKGEVVDWILSREKIRGFSINRASAELLIELVGTDLWSIESNLLRMETYVLPDKAISEKDVRELSTLGEKGILDIFEALRKKDKILYKYVFETNKPEDIIALIGGISSHLRLILLLKSTNYSFLDDLATRINKKRFYLENLTKDIKGWSFSEAKSFLSELHQLDFDIKAGKVKPLVGLELALSRHV
- a CDS encoding Smr/MutS family protein, with amino-acid sequence MSRREIDLHGLYCEQAELILERELLTSSGVTELVIIHGKGTGALRESVMKTLYAHKDKWVDIIKGENTMEIGDSGFLKVRLKYKEIIINKYSPRKNKKSEESLIENTYLDGVNEKKEKGKQRYLKRMKRS
- the rfbD gene encoding dTDP-4-dehydrorhamnose reductase, translated to MRIAIIGADGMLGSEFVSLCKIRKKEYSEFTIKDVDITNKQTLAVVEQYAPTVIINCAAYTAVDKAEDDKLTAFAVNSEGVKNLAELALSLNAKFIHFSTDYVFPGDGIIPYVENDKTGPKSVYGESKLQGEEHLRRVLVDKQYLLLRTAWLYGEYGNNFVKTMIRLAREGKDIKVVNDQFGSPTFAKDLAVWTMELIDKNISGVFHATNNGACSWYDFAKKIFELQKMSVNLTKSSSEQYITKAERPKFSIMDNSKLKKALGYSIREWQEALSEYLLLTKI